In one Tripterygium wilfordii isolate XIE 37 chromosome 22, ASM1340144v1, whole genome shotgun sequence genomic region, the following are encoded:
- the LOC119991640 gene encoding serine/threonine-protein kinase PBS1-like, giving the protein MGCFPCFDSREEEILNPVQDNDDAKQSQATVPPHISRLSSGVERLRSRSNGGSKKDLPGSRDGIPAVRIAAQTFTFRELAAATENFRPESFLGEGGFGRVYKGRLESTGQVVAVKQLDTNGLQGNREFLVEVLMLSLLHHPNLVNLIGYCADGEQRLLVYEFMPSGSLEDHLHDLPPDKEPLDWNTRMKIAAGAAKGLEYLHDKARPPVIYRDFKSANILLDEDFQPKLSDFGLAKLGPVGDNSHVSTRVMGTYGYCAPEYAMTGQLTVKSDVYSFGVVFLELITGRKAIDGTKPHGEQNLVIWARPLFNDRRKFSKLADPLLEGRYPMRGLYQALAVASMCIQEQAATRPLIGDVVTALSYLANQSYDPNSHGYRGSGDRDEKRNRDERGGRILKNEEGGGSGRRWELEGSEKEDSPRETARMLNRDLDRERAVAEAKMWGENWREKRRQSAQGSFDGNNG; this is encoded by the exons ATGGGTTGTTTCCCTTGTTTCGATTCAAGAGAGGAGGAGATACTGAATCCAGTTCAAGATAACGATGATGCAAAACAAAGCCAGGCAACAGTCCCCCCTCACATTTCCAGATTGTCTTCTG GAGTAGAGAGACTCAGATCAAGAAGCAATGGAGGGTCTAAGAAGGACCTACCTGGTTCAAGGGATGGGATTCCTGCTGTCCGAATTGCTGCTCAAACATTTACTTTTCGTGAGCTTGCTGCTGCAACTGAGAATTTCAGGCCAGAGAGCTTCTTAGGAGAAGGAGGATTTGGACGTGTATATAAGGGACGACTGGAAAGCACCGGTCAG GTTGTTGCTGTAAAACAATTGGATACAAATGGTCTACAAGGTAACAGGGAATTTCTAGTGGAAGTCCTCATGCTTAGCCTTCTTCATCATCCAAACTTAGTGAACTTGATTGGCTACTGTGCTGATGGGGAGCAACGTCTCCTTGTCTATGAGTTTATGCCTTCGGGATCTTTGGAAGATCACCTCCATG ATCTTCCACCTGATAAGGAACCCCTCGATTGGAACACAAGAATGAAAATAGCTGCTGGTGCAGCTAAAGGTTTGGAGTACCTGCATGATAAAGCAAGGCCTCCAGTAATTTATAGGGATTTCAAGTCCGCCAACATATTATTGGATGAAGACTTTCAACCAAAGCTTTCTGATTTTGGCCTTGCAAAGCTTGGTCCTGTCGGGGACAACTCACATGTTTCCACCAGGGTTATGGGTACTTATGGTTATTGTGCCCCTGAATATGCCATGACCGGACAGCTGACAGTGAAATCTGATGTCTATAGTTTTGGAGTAGTCTTCTTAGAGTTGATTACTGGACGTAAAGCAATTGATGGCACCAAACCCCATGGAGAGCAGAACCTTGTTATATGG GCACGTCCACTGTTCAACGATCGCAGGAAATTTTCGAAACTGGCAGATCCACTGCTGGAAGGTCGCTATCCAATGCGGGGTCTCTACCAAGCATTGGCTGTGGCATCCATGTGCATCCAAGAACAGGCTGCCACTCGTCCTCTCATTGGGGATGTGGTTACTGCTCTCTCTTATCTGGCGAACCAGTCATACGACCCGAACTCTCATGGCTACAGAGGTTCTGGAGATAGGGATGAGAAAAGAAACAGAGATGAGAGAGGTGGAAGGATATTAAAGAATGAGGAAGGCGGAGGATCTGGACGTAGATGGGAGTTGGAAGGATCTGAGAAAGAGGACTCCCCAAGAGAAACTGCAAGGATGTTAAACAGGGATTTAGATAGAGAACGAGCTGTTGCTGAAGCTAAGATGTGGGGAGAGAATTGGcgagaaaaaagaagacaaagtgCACAAGGCAGTTTTGATGGCAATAACGGGTAG
- the LOC119991641 gene encoding pyruvate dehydrogenase E1 component subunit beta-1, mitochondrial-like — translation MWGIISQKGLGQSLQHLRPSASAGRGFASATKGMMVREALNSALDEEMSADPKVFLMGEEVGEYQGAYKVSKGLLDKYGPERVVDTPITEAGFTGIGVGAAYYGLKPIVEFMTFNFSMQAIDHIINSAAKTNYMSAGQICVPIVFRGPNGVAAGVGAQHSQCYAAWYASCPGLKVLSPYSSEDSRGLLKAAIRDPDPVVFLENELLYGESFPVSDEVLDSSFCLPIGKAKIEREGKDVTITAFSKMVGYALKAAGTLEKEGISAEVINLRSIRPLDRATINSSVRKTNRLVTVEEGFPQHGVGAEICTSVVEDSFGYLDAPVERISGADVPMPYAANLERIAVPQVEDIVRAAKRACYRSVPMAATA, via the exons atgtGGGGGATTATTAGCCAAAAG GGTTTAGGACAGTCCTTGCAACACCTTCGTCCTTCAGCATCAGCAGGGAGAGGTTTTGCCTCTGCAACAAAAGGG ATGATGGTGAGAGAGGCTCTAAACTCTGCACTTGACGAAGAAATGTCAGCTGATCCTAAGGTTTTTTTGATGGGTGAAGAG GTTGGAGAATATCAAGGTGCATACAAG GTTTCCAAGGGGTTATTGGACAAGTATGGTCCTGAGAGGGTTGTTGATACCCCGATTACAGAG GCTGGTTTTACTGGGATCGGAGTTGGTGCTGCATACTATGGTCTTAAGCCGATTGTGGAGTTTATGACGTTCAACTTCTCAATGCAG GCAATCGATCACATCATAAATTCTGCTGCTAAAACAAACTACATGTCTGCTGGCCAGATATGTGTCCCAATTGTTTTCAGAGGACCCAATGGTGTTGCTGCTGGAGTTGGTGCCCAACATTCGCAA TGTTATGCAGCATGGTATGCCTCTTGCCCTGGTTTGAAAGTGCTATCCCCATATTCTTCTGAAGATTCTCGTGGACTGCTAAAAGCTGCAATAAGGGACCCAGATCCTGTTGTTTTTCTTGAAAATGAATTATT GTATGGTGAGTCCTTCCCTGTGTCTGATGAAGTACTTGATTCCAGCTTTTGCCTTCCAATAGGGAAAGCTAAG AttgagagagaaggaaaggaCGTGACAATTACAGCATTTTCGAAAATGGTTGGCTATGCACTCAAG GCGGCAGGGACACTTGAGAAAGAGGGTATTAGTGCTGAG GTTATAAATTTACGTTCCATTAGGCCACTGGATAGGGCCACAATCAATTCTTCAGTCAGGAAAACCAACAGACTGGTAACAGTTGAAGAAGGATTTCCTCAGCATGGTGTTGGAGCCGAAATCtg CACATCTGTAGTTGAGGACAGCTTTGGTTATCTTGATGCCCCGGTTGAGAGAATCTCTGGAGCTGATGTTCCCATGCCATACGCTGCCAATCTCGAGAGAATTGCTGTCCCACAG GTTGAAGATATAGTCCGTGCGGCCAAGAGAGCTTGCTACAGATCTGTCCCAATGGCTGCAACTGCCTAA
- the LOC119992011 gene encoding uncharacterized protein At2g33490 has product MKTSLRKLRGFALHKHGTLGDPSNDRTDIRTLAQLDELAQASQDMGDMRDCYDSLLSAAAATANSAYEFSESLREMGACLLEKTALNDDEESGKVLLMLGKKQFELQKLVDTYRSHIFQTITVPSESLLNELRTVEEMKRQCDEKRDVYEHMITTYKEKGRSKGGRGESFSAQQLQAAHEEYEEEATLFVFRLKSLKQGQSRSLLTQAARHHAAQLCFFKKALKSLEIVEPHVKSVTEQQHIDYHFSGLEDDDGDDGDDVEDDDDTHDGELSFDYSQHDHQQDDVSTSKNSMELDQEDITFPSVARLETSKDNLNRRYRRSFSYRGEFRPGSLSAPLFFENKSDPSEKMKQMRPSSTHKFNTYVLPTPGNTESSYSTGTGNAVRRTLQASLSGRSNNLWHSSPLVPKKYEEMLGNEKSSQFTLKSAHSVLRESNSNTASSQLPPPLTDGLIISQLDPLAASDSKKAKRQAFSGPLMSKPWPKPVTVEHPQLFSGPLLRKPVPQKPSVSPKVSPSASPTRMSSPKISELHELPRPPSIPTSKSSRPIGLVGHSAPLMPRGQVLPRTNKFVAPNAASPLPTPSQAMTRSFSIPSSSSMGTTMQVPKSVEVLQTADMAEEIASPPLTPISLHVDQIQSGGLEIANQTVQSGRNSRAS; this is encoded by the exons ATGAAGACTTCTCTTAGAAAGCTACGAGGGTTTGCTCTTCACAAGCACGGTACGCTCGGAGACCCTTCCAATGACCGTACGGATATCCGCACTCTCGCTCAATTGGACGAGCTCGCTCAGGCTTCTCAG GACATGGGGGACATGAGAGATTGCTATGATAGCTTACTTTCTGCTGCTGCAGCAACAGCTAATAGTGCTTATG AATTTTCGGAGTCATTGCGGGAAATGGGTGCTTGCCTTCTGGAGAAAACTGCattaaatgatgatgaagagAGCG GTAAAGTTTTGCTCATGCTGGGAAAAAAGCAGTTTGAACTGCAGAAACTTGTTGATACCTAT CGTTCTCATATATTCCAAACAATCACGGTCCCATCAGAGTCCCTTCTCAATGAACTTCGAACAGTTGAG GAGATGAAACGACAATGTGATGAGAAAAG AGATGTATATGAGCACATGATAACAACATACAAAGAAAAGGGGAGATCAAAAGGTGGGAGGGGCGAGAGTTTTTCTGCACAGCAGCTACAAGCAGCTCATGAAGAATATGAGGAGGAGGCAACTCTCTTTGTCTTTCGTTTGAAGTCTCTTAAGCAAGGTCAATCCAGAAGTCTTCTTACACAGGCAGCAAGGCACCATGCTGCTCAG CTGTGCTTCTTCAAGAAAGCTCTAAAGTCTCTTGAAATTGTCGAGCCACATGTGAAATCAGTCACTGAACAGCAACATATTGATTACCACTTCAGTGggcttgaagatgatgatggtgatgatggtgatgatgtagaggatgatgatgatacgcATGATGGGGAGTTGAGCTTTGACTATTCACAACATGATCATCAGCAAGATGATGTTTCTACATCTAAAAACTCAATGGAG TTGGATCAGGAAGACATTACATTTCCCAGTGTTGCAAGATTAGAAACTTCGAAG GACAATCTGAACAGAAGATACAGGCGTTCCTTTTCTTATAGGGGAGAATTCAGGCCAGGCAGCCTATCAGCACCActgttttttgaaaataagtCTGATCCATCTGAAAAGATGAAGCAAATGCGGCCATCGTCAACGCATAAATTCAACACTTATGTACTACCCACCCCAGGTAATACAGAAAGTTCATATTCTACGGGAACAGGTAATGCAGTTCGTCGTACATTACAAGCAAGTTTGAGTGGCCGATCAAACAATTTGTGGCATTCATCACCCCTGGTACCAAAGAAATACGAAGAAATGTTGGGTAATGAGAAATCTTCACAATTCACTTTGAAAAGTGCGCACTCAGTTCTCAGAGAAAGCAACAGTAATACTGCATCCagtcaactacctccacctttGACTGATGGGCTCATAATTTCCCAGCTTGATCCACTGGCAGCTTCCGATTCCAAAAAAGCCAAAAGACAGGCCTTTTCTGGTCCACTTATGAGTAAGCCATGGCCTAAGCCTGTGACAGTGGAGCATCCTCAGCTGTTCTCAGGGCCTCTTTTGCGCAAGCCAGTGCCTCAAAAACCATCAGTGTCTCCAAAAGTATCTCCGAGCGCTTCCCCTACTCGTATGTCATCACCCAAAATTAGTGAGCTTCATGAGCTGCCAAGGCCCCCTTCCATTCCAACTTCAAAGTCTTCAAGACCAATAGGATTGGTTGGTCATTCAGCTCCCTTGATGCCCAGAGGTCAAGTTCTTCCCCGGACAAATAAATTTGTGGCACCAAATGCAGCATCTCCACTGCCAACCCCTTCTCAGGCCATGACTCGCAGTTTCTCCATACCGTCAAGCAGTTCTATGGGGACAACAATGCAGGTGCCCAAGTCAGTTGAAGTCTTGCAGACTGCAGATATGGCTGAAGAAATTGCCTCGCCACCTCTAACACCAATCTCCTTACATGTAGACCAGATACAATCTGGTGGCTTAGAGATTGCCAATCAAACTGTTCAAAGTGGGCGTAATTCCAGAGCCTCGTAG
- the LOC119992012 gene encoding leucine-rich repeat protein 1-like, translating into MEISRLLFHFVVVLLLLTSSTLINANVEGDALFSLRRVVQDPQKVLQSWDPTLVDPCTWFHVTCDTDNRVTRLDLGNAKLSGNLAPELGKLERLQYLELYMNELVGPIPEELGGLKSLVSLDLYHNNLTGSIPSSLSKLPNLKFLRLNGNRLSGRIPRELTQLGSLKIIDLSDNDLCGTIPTSGTFSKFSQESFSNNPRLEGPELMGFVRYEGGGNCK; encoded by the exons ATGGAAATCTCTAGATTGCTCTttcattttgttgttgttcttcttcTACTTACATCTTCAACACTTATAAATGCAAACGtagagg GGGATGCTCTGTTTTCGTTGAGAAGAGTCGTGCAAGACCCACAAAAAGTTCTACAGAGCTGGGATCCAACCTTGGTGGATCCTTGTACTTGGTTTCATGTCACTTGTGACACTGATAATCGAGTCACAAGATT AGACCTAGGAAATGCAAAGCTGTCTGGAAATCTAGCGCCTGAATTAGGGAAGCTAGAACGTCTTCAATATTT AGAACTGTACATGAACGAGCTGGTGGGTCCAATTCCAGAGGAACTTGGAGGACTGAAGAGCCTTGTAAGCTTGGATTTATATCACAATAACCTCACTGGGAGCATCCCTTCTTCACTCTCCAAGCTTCCCAACCTCAAATTCTT GAGATTGAATGGTAACAGACTGAGTGGAAGAATACCAAGAGAACTAACCCAACTTGGAAGCCTAAAGATCAT TGACTTGTCAGACAATGATTTATGTGGCACCATTCCTACCTCGGGCACCTTCTCCAAGTTCTCACAAGAAAG TTTCAGCAACAATCCAAGACTTGAAGGACCAGAGCTTATGGGTTTTGTGAGATATGAGGGAGGAGGGAATTGTAAATGA